GAAGATCGCCATGgccccggcagcggcggcagcagcccCGCCCGGCCGGCGGCGCCCCCGCCCCGGAGGTGACGCCCGGCCCGCgggcccgcccccgccgcgcaCCGCGATCTTCCTTTCTCGCCGACATCTTGCGGAGCAGCTGCGGCCGCATCATggtgagcggggccgggccgggcggcgggggGCGAGCCGGGCTGGGCCGCCCGAGAggcgccggcggctcccggAACGGGCCGGGAACCCCTGCGAGGTGCCcggggcggcggccccgcgcctCGCCGCTCACCCCCCATCCTTCTCGTCCTCTCGCAGCCGCCCAAAGACgacaagaagaagaaggacGCGGGCAAGTCCGCCAAGAAGGACAAGGACCCGGTCAACAAGTCCGGCGGCAAAGCCAAGAAGAAGGTGGGAGCGGCGGGCCGGAGGGCTCGGGGTGCGGCGGGGTCCCGGGCCTGGCGCGTGTGCGGCGTGGCCGGGCTCGGGAGCGGCCTGAAGGCGGGGCGGGCATCTTGTTAAAGGAGCCAGCTCTTCATCTGCCAGCGAGTTGTACATAATAGCAACAAATAATAATACACTGTACATAAACCTGAGTAACAGAGGGCTTTAGTCCTCTTATTTTTAGATACTGCAGGTATTATCTGCAGCACGTTCATTTACAGAGGCAATTTTGTGCATCTCATTAGTTCTTTAGTTTGGGATGTGATACGGAAACATTTCATGGTTCTTGGGGCATCGTTTAGTtccatttttttgttcttgcttACAACATGGCTTAGGGGGgtgttgttttttctctcttttcaagTAGAAGTGGTCCAAGGGGAAAGTGAGGGACAAGTTGAACAACCTTGTCCTGTTTGACAAGGCCACTTATGACAAACTGTGCAAAGAAGTGCCCAACTACAAGCTCATCACACCTGCAGTTGTCTCAGAAAGGCTGAAGATCCGAGGCTCCCTGGCTCGGGCTGCCCTCCAGGAGCTCCTCAGCAAAGGTGAGcactcagaaataaaaaaaaaacaaaaaaacagctgCTCGAATTGGCTGTTTGATTTTCCTTGCTTGCCCAGCAGCTTTCCTGCAACATCTGAACTGCCCCATGCTTATATTGTTTTTGGAGAGCCACTGCCTTAGCTTGAATTTCAGAAATGCTCCAAAGTATGGAGCAGCAGTTTGTTACGTAGAAGCATTTCTGTACTAAGAAAAATGTTGTCAGAAGGATGGGCTGTGATGTAAGTGCAGCCAGATGGCAACAAAAGACTTGCATAAGCTGCTACCACCTATTATTTCCTCTTGTACATTGCCCTTCCTCTCTAGGGGGGACCTCAGCATCCCTGGCATCTGTCAGTACACGCAAACTAATGTAATTGTGTTTTTTCATAGGGTTGATCAAACTGGTGTCCAAGCACCGAGCCCAAGTGATTTATACCCGAAACACGAAAGGTGGAGATGCgcctgctgcaggagaggaCGCATAGGGAGGTGAGGCTGGGTGCTGAGGAGCTAAGCTGTGCTGTTGGGAGCTAATGGACAGCTGTGCAATGTGTAATAGGCAACTTCCACATGGCTGTGGTGGGCTGTTCTTCCAGATGCTCAGAGTATTTTGCTTACATCCTAACCAACTTTTGCTGGGAACATTACTGGAAACATCGGCTCTCCAGAATTAAAGAGCAGTTTCTGATTTTGTCCCTGTGCTCATTGGATGAGGAAGGCATTCTTTGTTCCTCTCTGTGTGGGCTGCAGGGTAAATGGGCCCTTGTCCTCACTGCACTCACATGGCACCATGGCCAAGTGTTCCTGCTGGAATAAAACTGTCAAACTGTTTTGTGCTAGCCTGCTTTTACCTAGTTTTCTGATTGGGGACTTCTTGCTTTGCAGGTTCTTCAGTGACTTCGTCAATGTGTCATACCTAGATGCACGCAATAAAATTACTGATTataatttttcttgatttttcaaCAGTGTATCTGTTTCATTACTGATGCATTATTTATAGTGGATTTTGGTAGAGGTTATGGCTGTTGTCCTATACCAGCcagtttttgtcttttattaGTGTTACAAACGTGTTGCTGAAAGGGAAGTGAGAAACTGCTACATCACCTACAGCAGCCAGTGATGTTAGACAATGttaaaatgaaggaaagcaATATAAGTTTGAATGAAATTATCAAACACCTGGCATTACGTGTCTGCAGGATGGGCCTGCATTTGAAATGAGTTTCACTTGGTCTACAAAGAGagaggcatttaaaaaaaaaaagtttatttctccaaaaattcttcctttagTGGGATGTGCCATGTCAGCATAGGCCACTGGCATTGCTTGCTGTACAGAGTAGGCTTTCTGACAGGGAAGATACGGCACCCACAGGAGCCTATCTTTGCTGGCAGGACCTGACTTTGTGTGGCTTTAGATGTGATGCTCAGATGAACAGTCTGCCCTTACAAGGCAGTCAGCAACAAAACTGCAGCTACCTACAGTAAGCCTttccacagcagagctgggtgtcTGGTGTTCCTCATCTGAtcaccttttttccttcttttcccctgATTCAGTTCTGAACTGATGCCTGAAAGAGAGCATAGAAGTCAAATTGCAGTAGCCTTTACACAGAGATAATGAACACTTGTTGAAAAAGTAAGAAAGTGCTGCGCATAGTGTTCTGACATGGAAGCTCCCTCAACATTTTTGTTACCTCCATGAGTGGTACCTCCAGCTAGCTGACAGAGAGTTCTGGCACATTAAAGGTGCCAGTGGGCCAGTATGTGGGTCTGAAAGATGAGCCAAGCAAAACAAGGCAGATGCCTTAGTGTGTGCAGCCTTTACAGTCATGAGCACGCTTCCTCAAGCCATGTGTGCTGCTCCAGGACAAGAATGATACTCTGCCTGGATTAAGCACTGAGTGGCGTAACTCGTATGGCAGGATGTCTAGTTATTCTTGCTGCTACCTCAGAGCCTGCTCCATGAATAGGCTGCATGGACAGAAGCCTCACACTCTCCCCCCTGGCATCCATCTGTGCTGCGCTGGAGCTCACCGGGActgccacctcctgccatgATTCCATACGCGCCCAAAGGAAGGGAGCCAGCTGTCACTTGTCTGAGAGGTATGGTCAAAATTGGCACCAACACGTTCAGCTGGAAGCTTTTTCAgcttctgcttctcctctgaaaaaaaaaataataattgtagagtggtttgggttggaagggaccttaagggTCGCATTGCTGCAACCCCCTGTACCACAGATGGGGGATACTttcccctagaccaggttgctcaaaagCCCAGATACTTTGTTCACCAAAAATTTTTCGAATTGCTTTTGGTTCTCTAGCATGTTAAAGTGCCCGTAAGGTTAAAAGATGTGCAAGATGCTCACTGTGTTTGAGAAATTCCTCATAGGAAGGTCCAATTTGTTTACTTCCATCTTCTTCCTCTGTTAGCCATGGAGGTTTTGCTCCTAGAAGTCACAGGGAATACTTAGTTAGTCACTGAAGTTACCCTAAACTGTGACAGAATAAGTGTCCCCTCTTTCCCCCTGTCTGCTGCTTGTGCTATCAAACAAGTGACCAAGTGAACTCTGGGtgttctgagaaaaaaaagctggCTTCCTCAGCTAAGGCCATGGCTGATCAAACCCCACATCATACAgtcctcacagcagcagcatcaacAGTTTTTACTCTGCTGATGTGTTCTCTAGTATGTCAAATACTGCCAAGACTGGCCACCTCCTGGTTATGCTGCTACTGCTTCAAAACTGCTTTGAGTTCTCCCTGTGACATTTCCAAGCCATGAGGTAGCAGCCTGGTGAGTCAGAATGCAGGTGTACTTACCTGTGTGgacatttcctttcccttctgtttcCTGTTAACAGGAACATAAAATGCTTATGAGTATCTTATGTTTAGGAGTATCTCTGAGCAAAAGAGCATTGTCTTCATTCCCTTCCCGAATCAAGTTCTATTagaaaaaggcagaggaaagctTGTCTCTTCTTCAAAAGAgagcttggtttttttttccccatggcaTATTAAAGAATGTTTGCTTAATGAAAGTTAAACCTGGGTAACTGAAACTGGGCTAGCTGCTCGCCCAAATTCACAAAGTGTTTCTTTCTGTGATGGAGACCACCCCTTGTTCTGTTTTGTGACGTGCTGTAGGTGACTTGCAGTTAAAGTCGTGCTTGCTAGCCAGTCACCCCTACCTGGTGGCCAATGAAAGTCAGAACCTCGCCTGGTTCCATCCAGGCTAAATCAGGTCCTGTCTGCATTCCGCTCGGGCCAGGCTGTTCTGCGCTGCAAGGGCTGTGCCTGAAATAAGAGGCCAGCACGTACTGTAGTGCACACAAAAGAAGACCCTAGCAATGACACTGTCAAACTCCCCATGTGTCGGGTGCTTTGACCACAGATGTATCAGCCAATGCTAAAGAAAGTGCTGCTCACCGTTCAGGTCCTGTGGGGAGCCTGCAGACAGAAGGTCCTGCACGAACTTCTGGCTCTGGTTGAAGCTGAGTGTAATTCAGGAAAAAGGAACAGTATTTCTGGTACTGAGCACAGCGCCCACCCAgccgcccccggcccctcccgAGCACAGCCGGGTGCCGGCGGTTGGGGGTGCGCAACGCAGTGTCCGCTCCCCGCCAggtgcagccagggcaggatACAGCTCACCGACCTGCAGCGCGGCTTGCACCGTCTCTCGCTGCCGGCGCTCGGCCTCCCGGATGTCAGCCGCCATCTGCGGGGAGAGAGCGGTGAAGCGGGGCCGGCGCAGGCCGGGCCGATGCCGATGCCGGGAGGTGACCGAGGGTACCTGGAGGATGCGCTCCTCCTCCCGCCGCTGGTGCTCGGCCAGCGCCTGCTCTAGAGCCTGCGCGAAGCGCTCGTACTCCTCGGCCGGCACCAGGCACCGCTCCCGCAGCGCCGCCTCCGCCCGGTTCTCCCGCCAGAACCGCGCCGTCTCCCGGCGGTGCTCGGGCCTGCGGGACACCGTGATACCATCAGCACCGCCCGCACCCGGCCAAGCGCCACAAAAGCCCGGCATACGGCAGAGCAGCCCGGCCCGTTCCCGCCCGCGCACCCGGCCAGGTGCCGCATCAGCCCGGCGTGCAGCAGCGCCagcccgccgcgccgcccgtCCCGCCGCACGCCGCGCCCGCAGCACGGGCACCACACGCGGCCCTCGTGCTCCGCTGGGTCGTAGCGCCGCACGGCCGCGGCCCCATCCGGCacggccgccgctgcccgcgccgccgccgccgcctcctgcaGCCGGGCCAGCACCTCCCGCAGGCGCCGGCGGTGCCCCGCGCTGTAGCGGTGCCGGCGGCCCGTGAAGGCGCTGCGGCGGCACAGCGCGCAGTAGTGCACGGCCATGGCGCGCGGGCCGCGGCGCACGCGCTGCTCCGGCaccgccccggggcggggcgggaaCGGCGGGGCGGGAGGGACCGGACACCGCCGGGCGCCATGCGCTGCTCCGCCGGGAGAAACCCGAGCAATTGTACTTAGCCCATTCGTAACAACAGGTGTGAAAAGACTTTGCGAGTATTTCctgtctctgctgcagccaTGGAAAGCATTCCCCCATTTGGTAATGCTTGCTTCTTACTGGTAGAGATTGGAGGTGCTACATCCAATAACACACACGGGTAAAGAAGGAAATGAATCCTGTGGTCTGACTGGTCTGTTCAATGAAGCTAGCAGGACTGGAAGCAGAAATATTGGTTTTCTAGCTTAAGGCCTAGAAGTGTTTTAAAGCCTAAATATGTTTGTAACCACAAACCTTTCCCTGAAGTACAGGAAAAGGCTAAAAGGCCTTAATTTTGCCTTTGGCTATTCAGTTACTGAATCCTAATCTCGTTGGTTTGTAGGCTGTATATTCTGCATGAAAGCATGTAACCCCTGAGTGCTGCCTTGCCacccctgcattcccagggaGAGAGATTTTGATCAGACCGATAGAGCTGTTTTGGGGCAAATTGAATGTAAATCTGCTAATCTGCCAGTTCCTTATGGTTTATCTAGGAGTTCATGCTTGTagcatcatttttttttcacccctcTCTAGCTTCAGAATGTGGAACAGAAGATAGAAGAGGACCTGCTGTCAAATGCAGAAGGCCAAAGTACCCAGCATTGCTGTCTGCGTAATGAAGGAAGCTAAAAACATAGAGAGGTGACAAGCTGGAGGTCCTTTGCCTCAGGATATCTGAATTCTGCAAAGCTAGCTCTTTTCAGATGAGTGTTACCTGCACATAAGTCAATTGATGGGATAGTTTAACTGAAAATATGTGTTGCCTACTGCATGCTTGTAACCACAGTTACTACAGGGGAAGTTTTGTAAGGCTGAAAGTTGGGATCAAGGCTAGTTCTTGTTCTTTGCTGATTCCCACCTGCTGGCACTTCAGATTAAAACTTGTTTGCAAATCAtgagaaaaaacatttcagatttGAGTCTTAACTGTGAGTATGCTCAGTTCCTTCTCAGGCTGTCTGACTTCTGTGGGCATGTAAGGTGTAGGTATATGCCTTCAGCCATGGCTTCATGTGAATGTGCTCTTTGGGGTCTTCTCAGTAAGCCAGAGATGTATTTGTTCctgtttctgaaaaatgttaGATGCAAGCTCCCTTGAGGATAGGGCAGTTCTCTAACTTGGCTTCTGATTCAGAGTTGTTACAGGAGTCTGTCTTGATGGCTCTGGCTCATACCCTGTTTGGGCTTTGCCCAGCCAATGGCATTTGTTTTGAAGCAAGCTCAGTGGATGTGGTGGGGATGCTTGAGGATACTGATCATGCCAAGCAGCTGTGGggtttatataattttttcctcctgtagCAGAACAGAGATTAATTTCCAATTGACtaattaatttccatttaattaAAGTGgtccttttccccctcttcctttttcccctcttcctagTCCAGAGTGTACAGTAGATGCCTGGCTTATCATCACACCAGGACACTCCTGCTCTATTGGCATTGCTTCAGTTCCTTGTGCTGCAGTAAATAGCTGATGCTGTGTAGTACAGACAGATCTCCCAGGGTTTGCATAGGCTGGGGTTAGGAACCCTAGGTCAGGGTTTCTGTTCAAGAGAGGCAGCAGGGAACGTACGGGCAGGCTCAATGATAGGGAACATGAGACAGAGGGAAGGCTGTGACTGGAGAGATGCTTGCTCCACCGGACAGGGGCTGTGTCAGGGTGCCCAGTCATTCCTATGAATGACTAAAGTGTCTTTGATGGTACCATAGGTGGATGCTGCTGTCATTGTAGCTGTTCAGAGCCTCCTCAGGATGCGAGAACACCAGAGATGTACTTGATGAGCATCACAGCCTGTTTTATTAGCTGTATTCTCTTCTCTCTGAATGGATACACTATTTTCTGGTGGGGAAAAGGTGGCCTCTTACCCTCCACGTCTTCAAATTCTGTGAAGCTGCAGTAAAGAGCTGAACTCATATCTGCCCCTCCTccctgatttttaaaaccaCTTCAAAGGTGAGCTAGCAGACGACTGAAGCGACCAGTTCCGCCAGGCTCGTTTCTGCTCACCTTTCCTGCCGCTCCCCCGTGGAACAAAGCACATCATTTCCCTTTGATTTCCCACTTTGAAAGCCATAGGGGACAGAGTCTGAAATGGCCCACAAGTTTTTTAGTGTCTCCTCTCTGTACCTTCCTGAAGCACTGGGTGGATCAGGACAGGACTCCAGGAAGGAGACCTGGCTTCTGGCTAAATTGGCCAGTGGGATGCTCCACCCTCGTGGCCGTGGCAACCGGCATCCCCAGGTTTGTGGGTAGGGTGAGGTAACAGTGCAGCGACAGGGGGAAGGAGCCACAGCGTCTGGGATTTGGTGGCTTTGACTAAGGCACGCAGGGGTTCCAGAGTCCAGCCTGGCTGCCCGTCACCAGCAGCACGTGTGTCCCATCTTCTGGCACAGCTActgccccagggatggaggggTCTGCCCTGCTCTCCATTTCGCTGCCAAGAAGAGATGGCACGTGGCAGAGTGGAGTGCGTACTGCCAGTGTCCTGCCAGGCAAGGAGGACAACAGCAGTGAGTTTGGGTGCCTCAGCCAGTGCCCAAGGCACAGGCTGCTTGCCCTCTCTGAAAGGGATCGTGTCACAGGTGTgaggctggagaagaggagaggaaagcagGGCTTGTTTTTGCGATGTGAGTTTCTTTACTTCCTTCTGTGCTATAACGACTGGAGAGGTTTGAAAAGCTTTAACACATAGGGCTGTCATTTGCAAGCAGGCAGTGATGCAGCCCATCCCTGGCGTGGTGCAGACTATGTGATACTGAATCTACAGCCCCATCTCAGTGTCCCAGAGCTCTCTTAGCAAAATACAAACA
This genomic interval from Taeniopygia guttata chromosome 24, bTaeGut7.mat, whole genome shotgun sequence contains the following:
- the RPS25 gene encoding small ribosomal subunit protein eS25, with translation MPPKDDKKKKDAGKSAKKDKDPVNKSGGKAKKKKWSKGKVRDKLNNLVLFDKATYDKLCKEVPNYKLITPAVVSERLKIRGSLARAALQELLSKGLIKLVSKHRAQVIYTRNTKGGDAPAAGEDA
- the CENATAC gene encoding centrosomal AT-AC splicing factor isoform X2, whose product is MTAPRRARLRGARGRCGGGAEPRLPPGAEQWDGGCQGLAGHSPRRRRSGSGPEHRRETARFWRENRAEAALRERCLVPAEEYERFAQALEQALAEHQRREEERILQMAADIREAERRQRETVQAALQLQPEPEVRAGPSVCRLPTGPERHSPCSAEQPGPSGMQTGPDLAWMEPGEVLTFIGHQETEGKGNVHTGAKPPWLTEEEDGSKQIGPSYEEFLKHKEKQKLKKLPAERVGANFDHTSQTSDSWLPSFGRVWNHGRRWQSRHQFRTESGEKKEKR
- the CENATAC gene encoding centrosomal AT-AC splicing factor isoform X1; this translates as MAVHYCALCRRSAFTGRRHRYSAGHRRRLREVLARLQEAAAAARAAAAVPDGAAAVRRYDPAEHEGRVWCPCCGRGVRRDGRRGGLALLHAGLMRHLAGPEHRRETARFWRENRAEAALRERCLVPAEEYERFAQALEQALAEHQRREEERILQMAADIREAERRQRETVQAALQLQPEPEVRAGPSVCRLPTGPERHSPCSAEQPGPSGMQTGPDLAWMEPGEVLTFIGHQETEGKGNVHTGAKPPWLTEEEDGSKQIGPSYEEFLKHKEKQKLKKLPAERVGANFDHTSQTSDSWLPSFGRVWNHGRRWQSRHQFRTESGEKKEKR